Within Deltaproteobacteria bacterium, the genomic segment CTTCTCGGAGGGGATCTTCCCCTGCTCCGACTGCCATAAAGACTTAAAACCGAACCCCAAACGCCGCAAACTGGAACTCATGCACACCGATATTCACCTGAAACATGCGGGCGGAGAACAATGGTGCCTGGACTGTCATGACCTGAACAATCGCGACAAGCTGCACCTGATCAATGGGAAACTGATCGATTTCGAGGAGGTCTATTATCTCTGTGGACAATGCCACGGGACGATCTTCCGGGACTGGAAGGCCGGCGTCCATGGAAAACGGACGGGAGAATGGAATGGGAAGAAGGTCTACCGTCTTTGTACCAACTGCCACAATCCCCATCAGCCTCACTTCAAGCCGTTAAAACCAAAACGTCCACCGGAACGGCCGAGTGATATCAAATAAACTTTTCTACTACTTGAAAATCCGGGAGATCGATATGTCTAAAAAACAGAGAAAAAATCCGTTATCGCTCAAACTTGACCGGCGCAATTTCCTGAAAGGCTCGGCCCTCGGATTGGCTGCATCGGCCCTGCCCCTGGAGAATGCCGATGCCTCTTTTATTGAAGCTTTTTTTCAGAAACACTTCCGGGAGATGAACAAGAAGGAAATCCAGGAGGTTCTGAACCGGTTGGAAAAGGAGTATTCCGAACAATACAAAAAACACGTCACGGTGAAGGCAACGAAAGCCATGCCGGGCGTCCAATTCGGATACGGCCTTGATTTATCCAGATGCATCGGCTGCCGCCGTTGTGTTTACGCCTGTATCGGGGAAAACAACCAGTCCCGTGACCCACAAATTCCATGGATCCAGGTCCTGAGCTTCAGGAAGGGCGACAAATGGACGGATCTGGAAGAAGCGGACAAGTATTACAATCCTGCCACGGTCCCGGAACCGGAGCACTGGTACATGCCGGTACAGTGCCAGCAGTGCCGCCATCCTGCCTGTACCCGGGCCTGCCCCACCCAGGCGACCTGGAAAGAACCGGATGGAATCGTCGTTGTTGATTACAACTGGTGCATCGGCTGCCGCTACTGTATGGCGGCCTGCCCCTACGGCGCTCGTCATTTCAACTGGGGAGAGCCTCACATTCCGGACGATGAGCTGAATCCGGTCACCCATTACCTGGGTAATCGTCCCCGGTACAAGGGGGTTGTGGAAAAATGCACCTTCTGTATTCAACGAACCCGTGAAGGCAGGTATCCTGCTTGCGTGGAGATCTGCCCCGTTGGTGCACGAAAATTTGGAAATCTCCTCGATCCGTCCAGTGAGATTCGATACTGCATTGAGAACAAGCGGGTCTTTCGTCTCAAGGAAGAACTGAATACACAACCGAAGTTCTATTACTTCTACGCAACGTAATATCGATAGGGGAGAAAAGATGATTGAGATGATACGGAACTTTTTCAAGGCGATGAAGCAGATTCTGATCGGTGATCGGAACTACTATCTATGGATTGCATTCCTGAGTTTCTTCGTGATTGCAGGGATGGCCGCCTATGCAGAGCAGATTCATGACGGTCTGATTGTCACCGCAATGCGGGATCCTGTCTCCTGGGGGTTGTACATCTCCAATTTTACATACCTCGTCGGAGTGGCGGCCGCCGCCGTTGTACTCGTCGTCCCCGCGTACATCTACAACTTCAAGGCCATCAAGGAAATTACCCTCCTGGGCGAGATGCTGGCCG encodes:
- a CDS encoding 4Fe-4S dicluster domain-containing protein, with amino-acid sequence MSKKQRKNPLSLKLDRRNFLKGSALGLAASALPLENADASFIEAFFQKHFREMNKKEIQEVLNRLEKEYSEQYKKHVTVKATKAMPGVQFGYGLDLSRCIGCRRCVYACIGENNQSRDPQIPWIQVLSFRKGDKWTDLEEADKYYNPATVPEPEHWYMPVQCQQCRHPACTRACPTQATWKEPDGIVVVDYNWCIGCRYCMAACPYGARHFNWGEPHIPDDELNPVTHYLGNRPRYKGVVEKCTFCIQRTREGRYPACVEICPVGARKFGNLLDPSSEIRYCIENKRVFRLKEELNTQPKFYYFYAT